A region from the Colwellia sp. PAMC 21821 genome encodes:
- a CDS encoding ClpXP protease specificity-enhancing factor, producing the protein MTSDMTSTKPYIVKAFYDWISDNGLTPYIVVDVNVYGVMVPMSYVNDGQIVLNVSLSAVGSIAMGEDTIELSARFGGKLEHMSVPYGAVGAIYAKENGAGTSLAIEHPDLDDIAEAPEQAPAKMSSVKAVDSQVKTSGEKQSAQASKAKKPSLSVVKNKQD; encoded by the coding sequence ATGACAAGCGATATGACATCAACTAAGCCTTATATTGTTAAGGCTTTCTATGACTGGATTTCTGATAATGGTTTAACACCTTACATTGTTGTTGATGTGAATGTTTATGGTGTTATGGTGCCAATGTCTTATGTTAATGACGGTCAAATCGTGTTAAATGTTTCTTTATCCGCTGTTGGTAGTATCGCAATGGGTGAAGATACGATCGAACTTAGTGCGCGTTTTGGCGGTAAGCTTGAACATATGAGCGTGCCTTATGGCGCTGTTGGCGCTATTTATGCTAAAGAAAATGGTGCTGGTACATCGCTAGCGATAGAGCATCCTGATCTGGATGATATTGCTGAAGCACCAGAACAAGCACCTGCGAAAATGTCTTCGGTGAAAGCAGTAGACAGCCAAGTGAAAACTTCAGGTGAAAAGCAAAGCGCTCAAGCATCAAAAGCGAAAAAGCCTAGCCTGTCGGTTGTAAAAAACAAACAAGACTAA
- a CDS encoding DUF1043 family protein produces the protein MNVVLGLGLFIVGAIVGFFANRTLFSSAQETQKLAAKASQSESELARYKLDVAEHLENSASLLEQMNSTCQVAMAQMAQSTQLLQQATPENIENMPFFSKETQEQLAQTVNLRHNKNLRKNDETASEPPLDYSGAPSGLFDDKKHSVTNS, from the coding sequence ATGAATGTTGTTTTAGGGCTTGGGCTATTTATCGTTGGTGCAATTGTCGGTTTTTTTGCTAACAGAACACTTTTTTCATCGGCACAAGAAACACAAAAACTCGCTGCAAAAGCCAGTCAAAGTGAATCGGAGTTAGCACGATATAAACTTGATGTAGCAGAACATCTTGAAAACTCAGCATCTTTGCTTGAGCAAATGAATAGCACCTGCCAAGTAGCGATGGCTCAAATGGCACAAAGCACCCAACTGTTGCAACAAGCAACACCTGAAAACATTGAGAATATGCCATTTTTCTCTAAAGAAACCCAAGAGCAGTTGGCGCAAACCGTAAATTTACGTCACAACAAAAATTTGCGTAAAAATGACGAAACCGCCTCAGAGCCTCCGTTAGATTACTCCGGTGCGCCAAGCGGTTTGTTTGACGATAAGAAACATAGTGTTACAAATAGCTAG
- the rplM gene encoding 50S ribosomal protein L13, whose amino-acid sequence MKTFVAKPESVQREWFLVDAENKTLGRIATEIASRLRGKHKAEYTPHVDTGDYIVVINAEKVRVTGNKAKGKIYYSHTEFVGGLKQISFEKLIEKAPERVIEFAVKGMLPKGPLGREMFRKLKVYAGTEHKHTAQQPQLLEL is encoded by the coding sequence ATGAAAACTTTTGTAGCTAAACCAGAAAGCGTACAACGCGAATGGTTCTTAGTGGACGCCGAAAATAAAACTTTAGGTCGTATCGCTACTGAAATTGCAAGCCGTTTACGCGGTAAGCATAAAGCAGAATATACTCCTCACGTAGATACTGGCGATTACATCGTTGTTATCAATGCTGAGAAAGTAAGAGTAACTGGTAACAAAGCGAAGGGTAAAATTTACTACTCGCATACAGAATTTGTTGGTGGTCTTAAGCAAATTAGCTTTGAAAAGCTAATCGAAAAAGCTCCAGAGCGCGTGATTGAATTCGCAGTTAAGGGTATGTTACCTAAAGGTCCTTTAGGTCGTGAAATGTTCCGTAAACTTAAAGTTTACGCGGGTACTGAACATAAACATACAGCACAACAACCACAACTTTTGGAGCTTTAA
- the petA gene encoding ubiquinol-cytochrome c reductase iron-sulfur subunit yields MSNAPVNNSRRRFLTAATSVVGGVGVVGVAVPFIGSWNPSARAKAAGAPVEVNVSKIEPGQLIRAEWRGKPVYVVRRTEEILSGLSAHDGQLKDPQSEVPQQPVYATNAYRSIKPEFLVALGVCTHLGCAPTYRKGDFDQEVEGVKDGFFCPCHGSKFDMAGRVFQSVPAPSNLMVPEHSFPTDATLLIGVSGGEA; encoded by the coding sequence ATGAGCAATGCGCCTGTTAACAACAGCCGTCGACGCTTTTTAACTGCGGCTACTTCGGTAGTTGGTGGTGTTGGTGTTGTCGGTGTGGCTGTGCCTTTCATTGGATCTTGGAACCCTAGCGCGCGTGCGAAAGCTGCAGGTGCGCCGGTTGAAGTCAATGTAAGTAAGATAGAGCCTGGTCAATTAATTCGTGCTGAATGGCGCGGAAAGCCAGTATATGTGGTACGTAGAACAGAAGAAATACTCTCTGGTTTAAGTGCACATGACGGCCAATTGAAAGACCCACAATCAGAAGTGCCACAACAGCCGGTTTATGCGACTAACGCATATCGCTCGATTAAGCCTGAATTCTTAGTGGCTTTAGGCGTGTGTACTCACTTAGGTTGTGCTCCAACATATCGTAAAGGTGACTTTGATCAAGAAGTAGAAGGCGTTAAAGATGGCTTCTTCTGTCCTTGTCATGGCTCTAAATTTGATATGGCAGGTCGTGTTTTCCAAAGTGTTCCAGCACCAAGTAACTTAATGGTTCCTGAGCATTCATTTCCTACCGATGCTACCTTGTTAATTGGTGTGTCTGGAGGAGAAGCATAA
- the rpsI gene encoding 30S ribosomal protein S9, with the protein MADNQYYGTGRRKSSTARVFMKAGSGAITINKRDISVYFGRETARMVVRQPLDLVEMLEKFDFNITVTGGGISGQAGAIRHGITRALMEFDETLRSALRNAGFVTRDARKVERKKVGLHKARKKPQFSKR; encoded by the coding sequence ATGGCTGATAATCAATATTACGGTACTGGTCGTCGCAAGAGCTCAACGGCTCGTGTGTTCATGAAAGCTGGTAGCGGTGCAATCACAATTAACAAACGTGACATTTCTGTATACTTTGGTCGTGAAACGGCTCGTATGGTTGTTCGTCAACCATTAGACTTAGTTGAAATGTTAGAAAAGTTTGACTTTAACATCACTGTAACTGGTGGTGGTATTTCTGGTCAAGCTGGCGCAATTCGTCACGGTATTACTCGTGCATTAATGGAGTTTGACGAAACTTTACGTAGTGCTCTACGTAATGCTGGTTTCGTTACTCGTGATGCTCGTAAAGTTGAACGTAAGAAAGTTGGTTTACACAAGGCTCGTAAAAAGCCACAATTTTCAAAACGTTAA
- a CDS encoding glucosaminidase domain-containing protein gives MKLTSSQSKILIVLISIFLVSAVIYFYTAKDTTLPKMTVQEKKARFKALIIPAVDEVYDDLMVQYNDVSASLKSGSNTDEIAELKVEYKAKSDAELLMALKPHPKSIAIAQAAMESSWATSRFFREAYNIFGVWSFDEDEPRIAALQKRGDKTIWVKEYSSVKASVSDYYRTIARGDAFKEFRQLKMKTNDPHALVKKLDRYSEKGAEYGHELTSIIKFNKFRQYDAIN, from the coding sequence ATGAAATTAACTTCTTCTCAATCAAAAATTTTAATCGTACTTATTTCTATCTTCTTAGTATCCGCCGTTATTTATTTCTACACAGCGAAAGACACAACACTGCCAAAAATGACAGTACAAGAGAAAAAAGCACGTTTTAAAGCGCTTATAATACCGGCCGTAGACGAAGTTTATGATGACCTTATGGTGCAATATAATGACGTATCAGCATCACTAAAATCGGGTAGTAATACTGATGAAATAGCAGAACTTAAAGTGGAATATAAAGCCAAAAGTGATGCAGAACTTCTTATGGCACTTAAGCCACATCCAAAAAGCATTGCTATTGCTCAGGCTGCAATGGAAAGTTCTTGGGCAACTTCTCGATTCTTTAGAGAAGCGTATAATATTTTCGGTGTTTGGTCGTTTGATGAAGATGAACCTAGAATAGCTGCACTGCAAAAACGCGGTGATAAAACAATTTGGGTTAAAGAATACTCTTCAGTAAAAGCGTCAGTTAGTGATTACTACCGCACTATTGCTCGTGGTGATGCATTTAAAGAATTTAGACAATTAAAAATGAAAACCAACGACCCGCATGCTTTGGTTAAAAAATTAGACCGCTATTCTGAAAAAGGCGCTGAATATGGTCATGAGTTAACATCCATTATTAAGTTTAATAAATTTCGTCAATATGACGCTATAAATTAA
- the sspA gene encoding stringent starvation protein SspA, with protein sequence MAIAANKRSVMTLYSHADDMYSHQTRIVLAEKGVGVDIHLVDLANLPEDLLDLNPYGTVPTLIDRELALYEASIIIEYLDERFPHPPLMPVYPVSRGRSRLMMHRIEQDWYSLAKTIYNGPADAAAKARQELKESLLSVAPILNEAPYFMSEEFSLVDCYLAPLLWRLPVMGIELEGQGSKELKSYMLKVFERESFQASLTESERELRFGAPV encoded by the coding sequence ATGGCCATAGCCGCAAACAAACGCTCTGTTATGACTTTATATTCGCATGCAGATGATATGTACAGTCATCAAACCCGCATTGTGTTGGCAGAGAAGGGTGTCGGAGTTGACATCCATTTGGTTGACTTAGCCAATTTACCTGAGGATTTACTTGATTTAAATCCTTATGGCACCGTGCCTACGTTAATTGATCGCGAATTAGCATTATATGAAGCTTCAATTATTATCGAATACTTGGATGAGCGTTTTCCTCATCCACCACTAATGCCGGTTTATCCTGTGTCTCGTGGTCGTAGTCGTCTAATGATGCATCGTATTGAGCAAGACTGGTACAGTTTAGCTAAAACTATCTATAACGGACCAGCCGATGCAGCAGCAAAAGCGCGTCAAGAATTGAAAGAAAGCTTGCTAAGTGTTGCCCCTATTTTGAATGAAGCACCTTACTTTATGAGTGAAGAGTTCAGTTTAGTTGATTGTTACTTGGCTCCGCTATTATGGCGTTTACCTGTTATGGGTATTGAGCTAGAAGGTCAAGGTTCTAAAGAACTAAAATCTTACATGTTAAAAGTATTTGAACGTGAGTCATTTCAAGCGTCATTAACTGAGTCTGAGCGTGAACTTCGCTTTGGCGCACCGGTTTAA
- a CDS encoding cytochrome c1 — protein sequence MKKFILAVLAVLPMLAIAAGPSIDLDKANNDLRDKESLKRGFEAYINNCLACHELKYQRYNRTFADLGISDEDGAANYMYTGEKVGDHITNTMPGKEAAKWFGSTPPDLTLEARFRSPDWIYTYLRSFYVDESRPFGVNNKVFKDVGMPHVLQNLQGVRTIDEHGNLSEATGGSMTTEEYDEFARDLTNFLEYTGEPNKLERESLGYWVIGFLFILLFFAYLLKKEYWRDVH from the coding sequence ATGAAAAAATTTATTTTAGCAGTTTTAGCTGTGCTACCTATGTTAGCAATAGCCGCTGGGCCTAGTATAGATTTAGATAAGGCTAACAATGATTTACGTGACAAAGAGTCTCTAAAACGTGGTTTTGAAGCTTACATTAATAACTGTTTAGCTTGTCACGAATTAAAGTATCAACGTTACAATCGTACGTTTGCTGACCTTGGCATTTCTGATGAAGATGGCGCGGCTAATTATATGTATACCGGTGAAAAAGTCGGTGATCATATTACTAATACTATGCCAGGCAAAGAAGCGGCTAAGTGGTTTGGTAGCACACCACCAGATTTAACACTTGAAGCTCGCTTTAGAAGTCCTGATTGGATATACACATATTTGCGTTCTTTCTATGTTGATGAAAGCCGCCCATTTGGTGTAAACAATAAAGTCTTTAAAGATGTTGGTATGCCACATGTATTACAAAATCTTCAAGGTGTTCGTACAATAGATGAGCATGGTAACCTTTCTGAGGCTACTGGCGGTTCTATGACCACCGAAGAATATGATGAATTTGCTCGTGACTTAACCAACTTCTTAGAGTACACCGGCGAGCCAAACAAACTTGAGCGTGAAAGCTTAGGTTATTGGGTCATTGGTTTCCTATTTATCCTGTTATTCTTTGCATACTTACTGAAGAAAGAATACTGGAGAGATGTACACTAG
- the zapE gene encoding cell division protein ZapE has translation MIKLSPIGKYKQDLTREDFHFDAAQENAVQNLQRLYDDLITQPLPVTGFKKVLNSWKRVVAKPEVRIIKGIYFWGGVGRGKTYLVDTFYDCLPFQNKMRVHFHRFMHRVHEELKSLQGQSDPLKVIAKRFADETCIICFDEFFVSDITDAMILGTLFEELFAHNVTLVATSNIIPDELYRNGLQRERFLPAIKLINECCDVINVDSGVDYRLRTLEQAEIFHFPLDQQADENLMHYFQQLSIETGQTGKVININNRPLTTIQESDGVVHFEFSTLCESARSQRDYMELSRLYHTVLLANVTQMGVDNDDSTRRFIALVDEFYERHVKLIISAEVALECLYLDGRLTFEFKRCLSRLQEMQSHSYLASEHLP, from the coding sequence ATGATTAAATTATCCCCAATTGGAAAGTATAAACAAGATTTAACCCGCGAGGACTTTCACTTTGATGCAGCACAAGAAAATGCGGTTCAAAATTTACAACGCCTATATGACGATTTAATTACCCAACCATTGCCAGTCACTGGCTTTAAAAAAGTATTGAATAGCTGGAAAAGAGTAGTAGCGAAGCCAGAGGTAAGAATAATTAAAGGTATTTATTTTTGGGGTGGTGTTGGCCGTGGTAAAACTTATCTTGTTGATACGTTTTATGATTGCTTACCGTTCCAAAATAAAATGCGAGTGCATTTTCATCGCTTTATGCACCGAGTGCACGAGGAATTAAAATCTCTGCAGGGGCAATCTGATCCATTAAAAGTTATTGCTAAACGCTTTGCTGATGAAACGTGCATTATATGTTTTGATGAGTTTTTTGTTTCAGATATTACTGATGCAATGATTTTGGGGACATTATTTGAAGAGTTATTTGCCCACAATGTTACCCTTGTCGCTACGTCAAATATTATCCCCGATGAATTATATCGTAATGGCTTGCAGCGAGAACGTTTCCTTCCTGCAATAAAGTTAATTAATGAATGCTGTGATGTGATCAACGTTGACAGTGGTGTTGATTATCGACTTCGTACGTTAGAGCAAGCTGAAATTTTTCATTTTCCGCTAGATCAACAAGCCGATGAAAACTTAATGCATTACTTTCAACAGTTGTCGATTGAAACAGGTCAAACAGGGAAGGTTATCAACATTAATAATCGCCCGTTAACCACTATACAGGAATCAGATGGCGTGGTGCACTTTGAGTTCTCTACTTTGTGTGAGTCTGCGCGCAGTCAGCGTGATTATATGGAACTAAGCCGTCTATACCACACAGTGTTATTGGCAAATGTTACACAAATGGGCGTTGATAATGATGATAGTACGCGTCGATTTATTGCCTTAGTCGACGAATTTTATGAGCGTCATGTTAAGTTGATTATTTCGGCTGAAGTCGCTTTAGAGTGTTTGTATTTAGACGGGCGCTTAACATTTGAATTCAAGCGTTGCTTAAGTCGCTTGCAGGAAATGCAGTCACATAGTTATTTGGCCAGTGAACATTTACCTTAG
- a CDS encoding Do family serine endopeptidase — protein MKKLSVLINTFLLSASIAVASLPVQAALPQSLNGQTMPSLAPMLEQVTPGVVLISVRGTHEVQQRVPDAFKFFFGNPRQNQGQQKEREFRGLGSGVILDADKGYIVTNSHVINDADEIQITLKDGRQLEAKKIGGDEASDIALLQIVADDLIAVKFADSDRIRVGDFAVAIGSPFGLGQTVTSGIVSALGRSGLNIENYEDFIQTDAAINSGNSGGALINLRGELIGINTAILGPNGGNVGIGFAIPSNMVQNLVNQIIEFGEVRRGVLGVAGRSVTSEIAKAMELDVSQGGFVEQVTKDSAADEAGIRAGDVIIKINGKMIKTFNELRGKIGSIGAGKTIKITVIRKDGKEKTYDVTLKKSEMDKIEAVSLHRMLDGAELENDDKGNGIIVAEIAENSPAAAVGLRKGDVINGINRQRINNIGELRSYLNDHKGVFALNVQRNNSSLFLMIR, from the coding sequence ATGAAAAAACTATCAGTTTTAATTAATACTTTTTTACTTTCCGCTTCAATTGCCGTAGCAAGTTTACCTGTGCAAGCAGCATTGCCTCAATCGCTAAACGGTCAAACAATGCCTAGCCTTGCGCCCATGCTGGAACAAGTAACCCCAGGGGTTGTACTTATTTCAGTTCGTGGCACCCATGAAGTTCAACAGCGTGTTCCAGACGCCTTCAAGTTTTTCTTTGGTAACCCTCGCCAAAACCAAGGTCAACAAAAAGAACGTGAGTTTCGAGGCTTAGGCTCAGGTGTTATTCTTGATGCTGATAAAGGCTATATCGTCACTAACAGTCACGTAATAAATGATGCTGATGAAATTCAAATCACCTTAAAAGATGGCCGTCAACTTGAGGCTAAAAAAATTGGTGGTGACGAAGCAAGCGACATCGCTTTATTGCAAATTGTCGCAGACGACCTTATTGCCGTAAAATTTGCAGACTCTGATCGGATACGCGTTGGAGATTTTGCGGTGGCAATTGGTAGCCCATTTGGTTTAGGACAAACAGTTACTTCAGGTATCGTCAGTGCCTTAGGTCGTAGTGGTTTAAACATTGAAAATTACGAAGATTTCATTCAAACCGATGCTGCGATCAATAGCGGTAATTCAGGCGGTGCCTTAATCAATTTACGTGGTGAGCTTATTGGTATCAATACCGCCATTTTAGGCCCTAATGGTGGCAATGTCGGCATTGGCTTTGCTATTCCGAGCAATATGGTACAAAACCTGGTTAATCAAATCATTGAATTTGGCGAAGTTCGTCGCGGCGTATTAGGTGTTGCTGGTCGTAGTGTTACCAGTGAAATTGCCAAAGCGATGGAGCTTGACGTCAGCCAAGGTGGCTTTGTCGAACAAGTAACAAAAGACTCAGCCGCTGATGAAGCCGGTATTCGTGCTGGTGATGTCATTATTAAAATCAATGGCAAAATGATCAAAACCTTTAACGAGCTTAGAGGAAAAATTGGCTCAATAGGGGCAGGGAAAACCATCAAAATTACCGTAATTAGAAAAGACGGTAAAGAGAAGACCTATGATGTCACGTTGAAAAAGTCTGAAATGGATAAAATCGAAGCAGTGAGTTTACATCGCATGCTTGATGGTGCAGAGCTAGAGAACGATGATAAAGGCAATGGCATTATCGTTGCTGAAATTGCAGAAAATAGCCCTGCAGCTGCAGTTGGCTTACGCAAAGGTGATGTAATTAACGGCATTAACCGCCAACGCATTAATAATATTGGTGAGTTGCGTAGTTACTTAAATGATCATAAAGGCGTGTTTGCACTGAATGTGCAGCGGAATAATTCGTCATTATTCTTAATGATCCGTTAG
- a CDS encoding trypsin-like peptidase domain-containing protein — MKIINALKFFIRSASYGVMFAVVLLLLVPELRENNIVPWKFLSTTEKHQQPLSYAKAVRLAGPAVVNIYTEDIQVNPTYGRQPRKVTRLGSGVIMHEQGYILTNYHVVQSADLIVVVLQRGQELHAELIGYDVLTDLAVLKVQDNNLPVIPQISTLTSQVGDVVLAIGNPLNLGQTVTQGIVSATGQSGLSTSYLQFLQMDAAINEGNSGGALINSNGELVGINSRKFTQANPNLNIQGIFFAVPYQLARTIMLKIIEHGRVVRGWLGVDANDSLTNLKGFIIGTITPNSPALKAGLQSGDVVYQIDDIRLLNAKQGLDVVAEAAPGSILNFMISRDNQLLTLPVTIVEIPK; from the coding sequence TTGAAAATTATCAATGCCCTAAAATTTTTTATTCGCTCAGCTAGCTATGGTGTTATGTTTGCTGTGGTTCTGTTGTTACTCGTTCCTGAACTGCGTGAAAACAATATCGTTCCATGGAAATTTCTCTCTACTACTGAGAAACATCAACAACCATTGTCTTATGCTAAAGCAGTACGTTTAGCCGGCCCTGCGGTAGTCAATATATACACTGAAGATATTCAAGTAAATCCGACTTATGGCCGCCAACCGCGCAAAGTAACTCGTTTAGGCAGTGGTGTAATCATGCATGAGCAAGGTTATATCTTAACTAATTATCATGTTGTGCAAAGTGCTGATTTAATCGTTGTTGTATTACAGCGAGGACAAGAACTGCATGCTGAACTTATTGGTTACGATGTACTTACCGATCTTGCTGTATTAAAAGTTCAAGATAATAATTTACCCGTGATCCCGCAAATCAGTACATTAACATCACAAGTGGGCGATGTAGTTTTAGCGATAGGTAATCCTTTAAACCTTGGACAAACTGTGACCCAAGGTATTGTCAGTGCTACAGGCCAAAGCGGATTAAGCACTAGCTACTTACAGTTTTTACAAATGGATGCTGCCATTAATGAAGGTAACTCTGGTGGTGCACTTATCAACTCTAATGGTGAATTAGTCGGTATCAATTCAAGAAAATTTACTCAGGCTAATCCTAATCTGAATATTCAGGGAATATTTTTTGCTGTACCTTATCAATTAGCTCGAACCATTATGTTAAAAATTATAGAGCATGGGCGCGTAGTTCGGGGATGGCTCGGCGTTGACGCAAACGATTCTTTGACTAATCTCAAAGGCTTTATTATTGGGACAATTACCCCAAACAGCCCAGCGCTTAAAGCAGGGCTGCAGTCAGGTGACGTAGTTTATCAAATTGACGACATTCGATTACTGAATGCAAAACAAGGTTTAGATGTTGTCGCTGAGGCGGCCCCAGGGAGCATATTAAACTTTATGATCTCTCGCGATAATCAACTGCTAACCTTACCAGTCACCATCGTTGAAATACCAAAGTAA
- a CDS encoding cytochrome bc complex cytochrome b subunit, with amino-acid sequence MFSNLMAWIEQRLPLMDAMNKHAAQYPAPKNFNFWYVFGILASVVLVNQLLTGVWLTMNYEPSGEGAFASVEYIMRDVDYGWLLRYMHSTGASAFFVVVYMHMFRGMMYGSYQKPRELLWLFGMLIFLVLMAEAFMGYLLPWGNMSYWGAQVIISIFGAIPVIGDDLTLWIRGDYVISGATLNRFFALHVIALPLVLVVLVFLHILALHEVGSNNPDGTNIKKPKGSVPPEEQSKFTFHEQYTKKYDIVDAIPFHPYYTVKDLVAVVIFLIIFCGVMFFAPEGGGYFIEAPNFEPANGLKTPEHIAPVWYFGPFYTILRIIPDKLLGAVGMFGAIIALFMLPWFDRGTVKSLRYRCTAHTVNLVQFAICFIILGVLGTLPSNPLNNMIGTIASFGYFGFFVAIWIYSKNEKTQPVPERVTGK; translated from the coding sequence ATGTTTTCTAACTTAATGGCTTGGATCGAACAGCGTCTTCCTTTGATGGATGCGATGAATAAACATGCTGCACAATACCCAGCACCGAAGAACTTCAACTTTTGGTATGTATTTGGTATTTTAGCGAGTGTTGTTTTAGTCAACCAATTGTTAACAGGTGTTTGGTTAACAATGAACTATGAACCTTCAGGCGAAGGTGCTTTCGCTTCTGTAGAATACATCATGCGTGATGTGGATTATGGTTGGTTGCTACGTTATATGCACTCAACGGGTGCTTCTGCATTCTTTGTTGTTGTTTATATGCATATGTTCCGTGGCATGATGTACGGCTCTTACCAAAAACCGCGTGAATTATTGTGGTTATTTGGTATGTTAATATTCTTAGTATTAATGGCTGAAGCCTTCATGGGCTACTTATTACCTTGGGGTAATATGTCGTACTGGGGCGCGCAAGTAATTATCTCTATTTTTGGCGCTATTCCTGTTATCGGTGATGACTTAACACTGTGGATCCGTGGTGATTATGTTATATCCGGAGCGACGCTAAACCGCTTCTTTGCTTTGCATGTTATTGCCTTACCATTAGTGTTAGTTGTGTTAGTTTTCTTACACATTTTAGCGCTACATGAAGTCGGTTCAAATAACCCAGACGGCACGAATATTAAAAAGCCTAAAGGTAGTGTACCTCCTGAAGAGCAAAGTAAATTTACTTTCCATGAGCAGTATACGAAGAAATACGATATTGTTGATGCGATACCTTTCCACCCTTATTACACGGTTAAAGATTTAGTTGCCGTAGTCATATTCTTGATTATATTTTGTGGTGTTATGTTCTTTGCACCAGAAGGTGGTGGCTACTTTATTGAGGCGCCAAACTTTGAACCTGCTAATGGCTTGAAAACGCCAGAGCATATCGCTCCTGTATGGTATTTTGGTCCTTTCTATACTATTTTGCGTATTATTCCAGATAAGCTGTTAGGTGCCGTAGGTATGTTTGGTGCTATTATCGCATTGTTCATGTTGCCTTGGTTCGACCGTGGTACGGTTAAATCATTGCGCTACCGTTGTACTGCCCATACGGTAAATCTTGTTCAGTTCGCTATTTGTTTTATTATTTTAGGTGTTTTAGGTACTTTGCCTTCAAACCCACTAAATAACATGATTGGTACGATTGCGAGTTTCGGTTACTTTGGCTTTTTCGTTGCGATATGGATTTACAGTAAAAACGAAAAAACTCAGCCAGTTCCAGAGAGGGTGACAGGAAAATGA
- the hemL gene encoding glutamate-1-semialdehyde 2,1-aminomutase, translated as MTKNSQQLFNEAQNVIPGGVNSPVRAFNSVGGTPLFIKKAQGAYIFDAEDKKYVDYVGSWGPMILGHNHPAILAAVIETAQNGLSFGAPTELEITMAEKVREIVPSMERLRMVSSGTEATMSAIRLARGFTGRDKILKFEGCYHGHADSLLVKAGSGMLTMGVPSSPGIPEDVAKHTLTVSFNNIDEVKEIFEKFGDEIACIIVEPVAGNMNCIPPVAGFLEGLRAICDQYKSVLIFDEVMTGFRVALGGAQAHYKIVPDLTTLGKVIGGGMPVGAFGGKKEIMDYIAPVGPVYQAGTLSGNPIAMAAGLASLTELCKGNKHQQLSDATEKLAMGLKAAAERNGVSLAINYVGAMFGFFFTEEENITCFAQATACDGDKFNRFFHLMLEEGVYLAPSSFEAGFVSTAHGDAEIEFTLAAADRCFAKL; from the coding sequence ATGACGAAAAATTCACAGCAATTATTTAATGAAGCCCAAAATGTTATTCCTGGTGGCGTAAACTCACCCGTTCGCGCTTTTAATAGCGTTGGTGGCACACCATTGTTTATAAAAAAAGCACAAGGTGCTTATATTTTTGATGCAGAAGATAAAAAGTATGTCGATTATGTTGGTTCATGGGGCCCAATGATTTTAGGTCATAATCACCCCGCAATTCTTGCCGCCGTGATCGAAACTGCACAAAATGGACTTAGTTTCGGCGCACCCACTGAACTTGAAATAACCATGGCTGAAAAAGTACGTGAAATTGTTCCATCAATGGAACGGTTACGTATGGTCAGCTCTGGCACTGAAGCAACCATGAGTGCCATACGACTAGCACGTGGTTTTACCGGTCGTGACAAAATATTAAAATTTGAAGGTTGTTATCACGGTCATGCTGACTCTTTACTGGTAAAAGCTGGCTCTGGCATGTTGACCATGGGCGTTCCAAGCTCGCCAGGTATCCCTGAAGATGTTGCTAAGCACACCTTAACGGTCAGCTTTAACAATATTGATGAAGTAAAAGAAATTTTTGAAAAATTTGGTGATGAAATCGCCTGTATTATTGTCGAACCCGTCGCGGGCAACATGAATTGTATTCCTCCAGTAGCTGGTTTCTTGGAAGGCTTACGCGCTATTTGTGATCAATATAAAAGCGTCTTAATTTTTGATGAAGTCATGACAGGTTTTCGTGTCGCATTAGGCGGTGCACAAGCTCATTACAAAATAGTGCCAGATTTAACTACGTTAGGTAAAGTTATTGGTGGTGGAATGCCTGTAGGTGCTTTCGGTGGTAAAAAAGAAATCATGGACTACATTGCGCCTGTTGGTCCGGTTTATCAAGCGGGTACGTTATCAGGCAACCCTATTGCTATGGCAGCAGGTTTAGCGTCATTAACCGAGCTTTGTAAGGGAAACAAGCATCAACAACTTAGCGATGCAACAGAAAAGCTAGCAATGGGGTTAAAAGCTGCCGCAGAGCGCAATGGCGTATCATTAGCGATTAATTATGTGGGCGCTATGTTTGGCTTCTTCTTTACCGAGGAAGAAAATATTACTTGTTTTGCGCAAGCGACTGCCTGTGATGGCGATAAGTTCAATCGCTTCTTTCATTTGATGTTAGAAGAAGGCGTGTATCTTGCTCCTTCATCATTTGAAGCAGGCTTTGTATCAACTGCACATGGCGATGCCGAAATTGAATTTACCTTAGCTGCAGCAGATCGTTGTTTCGCTAAGCTATAA